In a single window of the Limnochorda sp. L945t genome:
- a CDS encoding trans-sulfuration enzyme family protein: protein MGLEGTDRGDARLPGYRLDTLSAQAGRRRPVVIERPVAPPIFQTSVFEFESLERMAEVEAEQGSGPPRNFSYSREANPTVATLERAVADLEGAEDAWAAASGMGAIFTTLWSLLAPGDHVAVAAEVYGGTYRAVTQELARFGVRFTQVDAGDLEAVRAALRPETRVLYVETISNPTLKVADLPALAQLARRHGGCRLVVDNTFASPVLCRPLELGADLVVESATKFLGGHADVTLGVVAGSAELVTQVRRRGMVLGAAAAPFVAWLALRGLMTLALRIRRQSENAVALARRLASHPNVERVYYPGLEPAGGPAPRMLGGGFGAMVSFVIRERTGLADPASGGAAPPTVEGVSPAVARFVRALKLVRLVPSLGEVGTTISHPASSSHRAMPPEQRLRLGIVDTLIRVSVGAEDMEDIWEDFDQALRAAG, encoded by the coding sequence ATGGGTCTTGAAGGCACCGACCGCGGAGATGCTCGCCTGCCCGGCTACCGGCTCGACACGCTGTCGGCCCAGGCCGGCCGCAGGCGGCCGGTGGTCATCGAACGACCGGTGGCGCCGCCCATCTTCCAAACGTCGGTGTTCGAATTCGAAAGCCTCGAACGCATGGCGGAGGTCGAGGCCGAACAGGGCTCGGGGCCTCCCCGCAACTTCTCCTACAGCCGCGAGGCCAACCCCACCGTGGCGACCCTGGAGCGGGCGGTGGCCGACCTGGAGGGAGCCGAGGATGCGTGGGCGGCCGCCTCGGGCATGGGCGCCATCTTCACCACGCTCTGGAGCCTGCTGGCCCCGGGCGACCACGTGGCGGTCGCCGCGGAGGTGTACGGCGGCACATACCGGGCGGTGACGCAGGAGCTGGCGCGCTTCGGGGTGCGCTTCACGCAGGTGGACGCCGGCGACCTCGAGGCCGTACGTGCTGCTCTGCGTCCCGAGACCCGGGTGCTGTACGTCGAGACCATCAGCAATCCCACGCTGAAGGTAGCCGATCTGCCGGCGCTGGCCCAACTCGCGCGCCGCCATGGCGGGTGCCGCCTGGTGGTGGACAACACTTTCGCCTCGCCGGTGCTGTGCAGGCCGCTGGAGCTGGGCGCCGACCTGGTGGTGGAGAGCGCCACCAAGTTCTTGGGCGGGCACGCCGACGTCACCCTGGGCGTCGTGGCGGGTTCGGCGGAGCTGGTGACCCAGGTGCGGCGGCGGGGCATGGTCCTGGGGGCGGCGGCTGCCCCGTTCGTCGCCTGGCTGGCCCTGCGGGGTCTCATGACCCTCGCGTTGCGAATCCGCCGGCAGAGCGAAAACGCTGTGGCACTGGCGCGGCGCCTGGCAAGCCACCCCAACGTCGAAAGGGTCTACTATCCCGGACTCGAGCCGGCGGGCGGGCCTGCGCCCCGGATGCTGGGCGGCGGGTTTGGCGCGATGGTATCGTTTGTCATCCGGGAGCGCACCGGACTGGCCGACCCGGCGTCGGGTGGCGCCGCTCCTCCAACCGTCGAAGGGGTCTCGCCTGCCGTCGCACGGTTCGTGCGCGCGCTGAAGCTGGTGCGGCTCGTGCCCAGCCTGGGCGAGGTAGGTACCACCATCTCGCATCCGGCCTCTTCGTCTCACCGGGCCATGCCGCCGGAGCAGCGCCTGCGCCTCGGCATCGTCGACACGCTGATCCGGGTCTCGGTGGGTGCCGAGGACATGGAGGACATCTGGGAGGACTTCGATCAGGCCCTGCGAGCAGCCGGTTAG
- a CDS encoding DUF4149 domain-containing protein, translated as MAAIRDFLYLVALAWWTGTALYFGGSATPAIFARFPRPQAGQVVEVIFPGYYRTAVATAVALAVLASWRLAARRPRATMALVLVLAMLALDLVGALLLQPRIHALRAQAGEAEGGAPLPPEFGRLHALSVAASALSLLMALGLWALVAWAGL; from the coding sequence GTGGCGGCCATACGGGACTTCCTGTACCTCGTGGCTCTCGCCTGGTGGACCGGGACGGCCCTCTATTTCGGAGGCAGCGCGACGCCGGCCATCTTTGCCCGGTTTCCCCGCCCGCAGGCCGGGCAGGTGGTCGAGGTGATCTTCCCGGGTTACTACCGGACGGCCGTGGCCACGGCGGTGGCCCTGGCGGTCCTCGCCTCGTGGCGGCTTGCCGCCCGGCGGCCCAGGGCGACCATGGCGCTCGTCCTGGTGCTGGCGATGCTCGCCCTCGACCTGGTAGGGGCGCTGTTGTTGCAGCCGCGCATTCACGCCCTTCGGGCGCAGGCCGGCGAAGCCGAGGGCGGCGCTCCCTTACCGCCGGAGTTCGGCCGGCTGCATGCTCTCTCGGTGGCGGCGAGCGCGCTTTCTCTGCTCATGGCCTTGGGCCTGTGGGCCCTCGTGGCGTGGGCCGGGTTGTAG
- a CDS encoding GntR family transcriptional regulator, with amino-acid sequence MLRGPTGDLVLRRGAPRPHGAAGALAGGSPAGAAAGDGTTKADKAYRALHRMIVTMELPPGSVIDERLFAARFGIGRTPLREAVERLVEQRLVVSSAHRPSQVAPLELTDVQAICELRALLEPFAARLASRRATDADLARMEALLDRYRAIASPPDVREAIQIDYAFHEALARSAGNPHLEDAIDRLNAHSQRLWFLSLRLLDSLEPIVREHEAVLAAIRQHDGDGADRAMQEHIESFKARIRTLL; translated from the coding sequence GTGTTGCGAGGCCCTACCGGCGATCTGGTCTTGCGGCGAGGTGCCCCCAGGCCGCATGGCGCGGCCGGCGCTCTGGCTGGAGGCTCCCCCGCCGGCGCCGCCGCGGGTGACGGCACCACCAAGGCGGATAAAGCCTACCGGGCTCTTCACCGAATGATCGTGACGATGGAGTTGCCGCCCGGAAGCGTCATCGACGAACGGCTCTTTGCGGCCCGGTTCGGGATCGGGCGGACACCCCTGAGAGAAGCGGTGGAGCGCTTGGTGGAGCAGCGCCTCGTGGTCTCGTCCGCACACCGCCCCTCGCAGGTGGCGCCCCTGGAGCTCACCGACGTGCAGGCGATCTGCGAGCTGCGGGCGCTGCTCGAGCCTTTTGCCGCCAGGCTCGCGAGCCGGCGAGCCACCGATGCCGACCTGGCGCGCATGGAGGCCCTCCTCGACCGCTACCGGGCGATCGCCTCGCCACCCGACGTCCGCGAGGCCATCCAGATCGACTACGCGTTCCACGAAGCCCTGGCTCGCAGTGCCGGCAACCCCCATCTCGAGGATGCGATCGACCGGCTCAACGCCCACAGCCAGAGGTTGTGGTTCCTCTCCTTGAGGTTGCTCGACAGTTTGGAGCCCATCGTGCGGGAGCACGAGGCTGTCCTTGCCGCCATCCGTCAACACGACGGCGACGGAGCGGATCGTGCCATGCAGGAGCACATTGAAAGCTTCAAGGCTCGGATCCGTACACTCCTTTAG
- a CDS encoding acetate--CoA ligase family protein, with protein MAAWGALDALFAPRRIAVVGASRDPRKPGGLIFRYLLESRSQVYPVNPSATEILGHRTWPDLASLPAPIDLAVIATPATTVPDVVRACARRGVPVAVVVAGGFGETGPEGRRLESEMAAAARAGGVRLLGPNTLGVLVPSTGLDTMFVVRERCPRPGPGPVAFISQSGATAVTRMNAAAWEGLGFHSFVGLGNRVDIDENELLPYLAALPEVKAIALYLESFSDGARFFETVRSLGARVPICLVKTGRSPAGARAAALHTGALAPGERVVGGILRQLGIYRAYDDEELVDVAWALARAPLPAGDGVAVLVSAGGHGVMMADYLEAPVHSVHLRLSRLAPETCDRLRSVVLPFAAVDNPVDLTASATVDMVEQALAIVGADPAVHAILCGVQLEPPGLDARLIQVVTAFARSTAKPVIAFSIGSDASLEARRALNRAGVPAYPSLWRAARALGALVEHARRVRAPRGLNPPSEP; from the coding sequence GTGGCTGCCTGGGGCGCGCTGGATGCCCTCTTCGCTCCTCGGCGGATCGCCGTGGTGGGGGCCAGCCGGGATCCGCGCAAACCCGGAGGGCTCATCTTCCGGTACCTCCTTGAAAGCCGCTCGCAGGTGTATCCCGTCAACCCCTCTGCCACCGAGATCCTCGGCCACCGCACCTGGCCCGACCTCGCCTCTCTCCCTGCACCGATCGACCTCGCCGTGATCGCGACCCCGGCGACCACCGTTCCGGACGTCGTGCGGGCGTGCGCGCGCCGCGGCGTGCCGGTCGCAGTGGTGGTGGCCGGCGGCTTCGGCGAGACCGGGCCAGAGGGCCGGCGGCTGGAGAGCGAGATGGCCGCCGCTGCCCGGGCGGGAGGCGTTCGGCTGCTCGGCCCCAACACGCTGGGCGTGCTGGTGCCCTCGACAGGCCTCGACACGATGTTCGTGGTGCGCGAGCGCTGCCCTCGGCCCGGCCCCGGGCCTGTCGCCTTCATCTCCCAGAGCGGGGCCACCGCCGTCACCCGCATGAACGCGGCCGCCTGGGAGGGTCTCGGCTTTCACTCCTTCGTCGGGCTCGGCAACCGTGTCGACATCGACGAAAACGAGCTGCTGCCCTATCTCGCCGCCCTTCCCGAGGTCAAGGCCATCGCCCTCTACCTGGAGAGCTTCTCGGACGGCGCCCGTTTCTTCGAGACCGTACGCTCTTTGGGAGCCCGGGTGCCCATTTGCCTGGTGAAGACCGGGCGTAGCCCGGCGGGTGCCCGGGCGGCCGCGCTGCACACCGGAGCCCTTGCGCCAGGCGAACGCGTGGTCGGCGGGATCCTGCGGCAGCTCGGCATCTACCGCGCCTACGACGACGAAGAACTCGTCGACGTGGCCTGGGCGCTGGCCCGTGCGCCCCTTCCCGCGGGGGACGGCGTCGCCGTGCTGGTGTCCGCGGGAGGGCACGGGGTCATGATGGCGGACTACCTCGAAGCCCCCGTCCACTCCGTCCACTTGCGGCTGAGCCGGTTGGCCCCCGAGACCTGCGACCGCCTGCGATCGGTGGTGCTCCCGTTCGCCGCGGTCGACAACCCCGTCGACCTCACGGCAAGCGCCACCGTCGACATGGTCGAGCAGGCCCTTGCCATCGTCGGTGCCGATCCGGCGGTGCACGCCATACTGTGCGGCGTGCAACTGGAGCCGCCGGGCCTGGACGCGCGGCTGATCCAGGTCGTCACGGCCTTCGCCCGCTCGACCGCGAAGCCGGTGATCGCCTTTTCCATCGGATCGGACGCCAGCCTGGAGGCCCGCCGCGCCCTCAACCGGGCAGGGGTACCCGCGTACCCGTCCCTCTGGCGGGCCGCCCGCGCGCTCGGGGCGTTGGTGGAGCACGCCCGGCGCGTGCGGGCGCCGAGAGGGCTCAATCCCCCGAGCGAGCCATGA
- a CDS encoding ROK family protein — MAGVEEPLVVGVDVGGSNVRVAPFQGLRRLGDPVVRATPRDPARVIPVIAGAVRSVVDEQASLGRRVRAVGVGFPGVVDVEQGVSISAGNLPGWTGGPVAAELSTALGLPVALENDVRAGGWGEVWAGAARRASSAVYVSIGTGVGGAVFLGGEAWYGAGFSAGEIGHMVLDASASQARCRCGQVGDAEPLLGGYGVEAMARPFAGRRVMATEVLEAGARGEGGFAEVRSRVVGYFAILLANVAAAFDPEVVVIGGGLGTHPAYPVEEGTARFEKTAPGWLKRTMRVARAELGPHSGITGAAVVALRRLGWERPSRREG, encoded by the coding sequence ATGGCCGGCGTGGAGGAGCCGTTGGTCGTCGGGGTCGACGTGGGCGGTTCCAACGTTCGCGTGGCGCCCTTCCAGGGCTTGCGGCGCCTGGGGGATCCGGTCGTTCGCGCTACGCCCAGGGATCCCGCCCGGGTGATCCCGGTCATCGCGGGTGCCGTCCGGTCGGTCGTCGACGAGCAGGCCTCCCTGGGGCGGCGTGTCCGGGCGGTCGGGGTGGGTTTCCCGGGGGTCGTGGACGTGGAGCAGGGCGTCTCGATCAGCGCGGGCAACCTGCCGGGGTGGACGGGTGGCCCCGTCGCCGCCGAGCTCTCGACGGCCCTCGGGCTGCCGGTTGCCCTCGAAAACGACGTACGCGCCGGCGGATGGGGAGAGGTATGGGCGGGCGCCGCGAGGCGCGCCTCCAGCGCGGTCTACGTCAGCATCGGCACAGGCGTCGGAGGGGCCGTCTTCCTCGGCGGGGAAGCCTGGTACGGCGCCGGTTTCTCGGCGGGGGAGATCGGCCACATGGTACTGGACGCGTCGGCTTCTCAGGCGCGGTGCCGCTGTGGCCAGGTGGGCGACGCCGAGCCGCTCCTCGGCGGCTACGGGGTCGAGGCCATGGCACGCCCGTTTGCCGGGCGCCGGGTCATGGCCACGGAGGTGCTGGAGGCGGGGGCGAGGGGGGAGGGAGGCTTTGCGGAGGTCCGGAGCCGGGTCGTGGGCTACTTCGCCATCCTGCTGGCCAACGTGGCCGCGGCCTTCGATCCCGAGGTGGTGGTCATCGGAGGGGGGCTGGGCACCCATCCCGCCTACCCCGTCGAGGAAGGCACGGCCCGCTTCGAGAAGACGGCTCCCGGATGGTTGAAGCGCACGATGCGGGTGGCCCGGGCCGAGCTCGGCCCGCATTCCGGTATCACGGGCGCCGCCGTGGTCGCGTTGCGGCGGCTGGGATGGGAGCGTCCGAGTCGTCGCGAGGGGTGA
- a CDS encoding GNAT family N-acetyltransferase produces the protein MGAQLTLQRFTVRELASPPEFKQTEAVQQAAWGMDDIDVVPAATMIAIAREGGLAAGAFEGGRVVGFVFGFPTADPKLQHSHMLAVLPEYRGTGLAVRLKLFQRAWCLARGIDRVVWTYDPLLGLNASFNVRKLGCVVRTYLPDCYGPLSGVNAGVPTDRFLAEWALTSPRVEAAVKRLEGARGEAGCLRPGSGAGSGASGAGRGDDGAEANARLAEPPLANLPQGERPVAVTPAPEGPRVAVQIPDDFSRLLRSDPALAMEWRLHARELFTGYFSKGYAVVDFMRAGGRNFYVLERER, from the coding sequence ATGGGAGCCCAGTTGACGCTGCAGCGCTTCACCGTCCGAGAGCTCGCGAGCCCCCCGGAGTTCAAACAGACGGAGGCCGTCCAGCAGGCTGCGTGGGGCATGGACGACATCGACGTCGTACCCGCGGCCACCATGATCGCCATCGCCCGCGAAGGCGGGCTGGCGGCCGGGGCCTTCGAGGGCGGGAGGGTGGTGGGGTTCGTCTTCGGCTTTCCCACGGCCGACCCGAAGCTCCAGCACTCCCACATGCTCGCGGTGCTGCCCGAGTACCGGGGCACGGGGCTGGCGGTGCGGCTGAAGCTGTTCCAGCGAGCGTGGTGCCTGGCCCGGGGCATCGACCGCGTCGTGTGGACCTACGACCCGCTGCTGGGCCTCAACGCCTCCTTCAACGTGCGCAAGCTCGGCTGCGTGGTGCGCACCTACCTGCCCGACTGCTACGGCCCGCTGAGCGGCGTCAACGCCGGGGTGCCCACCGACCGGTTCCTGGCGGAGTGGGCTCTGACGAGCCCACGCGTCGAGGCCGCGGTGAAGCGCCTGGAGGGGGCACGGGGCGAGGCCGGCTGCCTGCGGCCCGGTTCGGGAGCCGGCTCCGGTGCTTCGGGTGCCGGCCGAGGGGATGACGGGGCAGAGGCCAACGCGCGGTTGGCCGAGCCGCCGCTGGCCAACCTGCCCCAGGGGGAGCGTCCCGTCGCCGTCACCCCCGCACCCGAGGGGCCCCGCGTCGCCGTCCAGATCCCCGACGACTTCTCTCGGCTGCTTCGCAGCGATCCGGCGCTGGCCATGGAGTGGCGTCTGCACGCACGTGAGCTCTTCACCGGTTATTTCTCCAAGGGCTACGCCGTCGTCGACTTCATGCGCGCCGGCGGGCGCAACTTCTACGTTCTGGAGAGAGAAAGGTGA
- a CDS encoding Gfo/Idh/MocA family protein, with the protein MPTRKVVILGAGLMGEVHYRAWKALEAEGVEVVAVAKSDGRPRAWLQREQESRGGQVPRIVAGYGEAIALPGVDIVDICLPTPLHRDAIEAAAAAGKAVVCEKPLARSAAEAEAAVEAAARRGVPFMVAQVVRFFPDYRLAREAVVRGQLGVARSARCFRGGAVPAWNTWMRDESQSGGVIVDMLVHDIDYLRWIFGPVARVSAVKTSTGSSGEQHAAVLLRFENGAIAMAEGAWSFPPGAPFTTEAEIAGTQGLLQWSSHGAESVRSWRRPPRAGPAGSQAGEAAGAPGPEAETRLPASPLDPDPYTLELEHFLEHVTQGSPLDVTPEEALAAVRVAEAANRAALEGRPVEVHA; encoded by the coding sequence TTGCCTACTCGGAAGGTCGTGATCCTGGGTGCAGGCCTGATGGGCGAGGTGCACTACCGAGCCTGGAAGGCGCTCGAAGCCGAGGGCGTCGAGGTCGTGGCGGTCGCCAAGTCGGACGGGCGCCCCAGGGCGTGGCTGCAGCGCGAGCAGGAGAGCCGGGGCGGGCAGGTGCCCCGCATCGTTGCGGGTTACGGAGAGGCTATCGCGTTGCCCGGGGTGGACATCGTCGACATCTGCCTGCCGACGCCCTTGCACCGTGACGCCATCGAGGCGGCGGCAGCCGCGGGCAAGGCGGTCGTTTGCGAGAAGCCTCTGGCTCGTTCGGCGGCGGAGGCCGAGGCTGCCGTCGAGGCAGCTGCCCGCCGCGGGGTGCCGTTCATGGTGGCGCAGGTGGTGCGCTTCTTCCCGGACTACCGGCTGGCCCGGGAGGCCGTCGTGCGCGGCCAACTCGGCGTGGCCCGGTCCGCCCGGTGCTTCCGCGGCGGCGCCGTGCCCGCCTGGAACACGTGGATGCGAGACGAGTCGCAAAGCGGCGGGGTCATCGTGGACATGCTCGTTCACGACATCGACTACCTGCGCTGGATCTTCGGGCCGGTGGCGCGGGTGTCGGCCGTGAAGACCTCGACGGGCTCGTCGGGGGAGCAGCACGCGGCCGTGCTCCTGCGCTTCGAAAACGGCGCCATTGCCATGGCCGAGGGCGCGTGGAGTTTCCCGCCGGGGGCGCCGTTCACGACCGAGGCGGAGATCGCGGGGACGCAGGGGCTTTTGCAGTGGTCGAGCCACGGGGCGGAGAGCGTGCGCTCGTGGCGCAGGCCGCCCCGGGCCGGCCCCGCGGGATCGCAGGCGGGGGAGGCGGCGGGTGCGCCGGGGCCCGAGGCGGAGACTCGGCTGCCTGCCAGCCCGCTCGACCCGGACCCGTACACACTGGAGCTCGAGCACTTCCTCGAGCACGTCACGCAGGGCTCGCCGCTCGATGTCACGCCCGAGGAGGCGCTGGCCGCCGTGCGGGTGGCGGAAGCGGCCAACCGGGCGGCGCTCGAGGGCCGGCCGGTGGAGGTGCATGCATGA
- a CDS encoding type II toxin-antitoxin system Phd/YefM family antitoxin, with amino-acid sequence MKVVYVSTLKARLSEFLRLVRSGETVLVTERGRPVAMLTPVTENPPLGEDPRLQALVEYGLIRPPRAPLGVDFLDRPRPADPEGRLLEALLQERAEAR; translated from the coding sequence ATGAAGGTCGTCTATGTCTCCACCCTGAAGGCCCGGCTTAGCGAGTTCCTGCGGCTGGTAAGAAGCGGCGAGACCGTCCTTGTCACGGAGCGAGGGCGGCCGGTCGCCATGCTCACCCCGGTGACCGAAAACCCCCCGCTCGGCGAGGATCCTCGCTTGCAGGCCCTGGTCGAGTATGGCCTCATCCGTCCCCCGCGGGCCCCTCTTGGGGTGGACTTCCTCGACCGGCCTCGGCCCGCCGACCCTGAAGGGCGGTTGCTTGAAGCCCTCCTTCAAGAGAGGGCGGAAGCGCGATGA
- a CDS encoding M55 family metallopeptidase — MRPAGIREEVARYAPYLLTQARAPFLPMEAYSHVRVYISVDMEGIAGTFSWAQDQGEWRPQVRRLMTLEVNAAVEGALEAGASRIVVNDSHDRMSNLDPELLHPVAELIQGSPKPLSMVQGIDEGFDAALFLGYHGGAGTAGATLDHTYSGTVEWDVRINGRAVNEAALNAGVCGYFGVPVVLVSGDDAACRQMAEWMPWARTVVVKHAVGRTAARSVHPERARAMLKEASRDALRAVEKVAPGAVPLLRFEPPVVVELTTVHTGQADAACIMPGVERTGPRTLRYTASDYLTAFSALRSMLIMARSGD, encoded by the coding sequence TTGCGGCCGGCCGGGATACGGGAGGAGGTCGCCCGGTACGCGCCGTACCTGCTGACCCAGGCCCGGGCACCCTTCCTACCGATGGAGGCATACTCGCACGTGCGCGTCTACATCTCGGTCGACATGGAGGGCATCGCCGGCACCTTCAGCTGGGCGCAGGACCAGGGAGAGTGGCGCCCGCAGGTGCGCCGCCTCATGACCCTGGAGGTCAACGCGGCCGTGGAGGGTGCTCTCGAGGCCGGCGCCTCGAGGATTGTGGTCAACGACTCGCACGATCGGATGAGCAACCTCGATCCCGAGCTCCTGCACCCGGTTGCCGAGCTCATCCAGGGGTCGCCCAAGCCGCTCAGCATGGTGCAAGGGATCGACGAGGGATTCGACGCGGCGTTGTTCCTGGGCTACCACGGCGGCGCAGGGACGGCCGGCGCGACCCTCGACCACACCTACTCCGGCACCGTAGAGTGGGACGTGCGCATCAACGGCCGTGCGGTCAACGAAGCAGCCCTCAACGCCGGGGTGTGCGGGTACTTCGGTGTGCCGGTGGTGCTCGTGAGCGGCGACGACGCGGCATGCCGCCAGATGGCCGAGTGGATGCCGTGGGCGCGCACCGTGGTCGTCAAGCATGCCGTAGGCCGCACGGCCGCCCGGTCGGTTCACCCCGAGCGCGCCCGGGCCATGCTGAAGGAGGCATCTCGGGACGCGCTCAGAGCCGTCGAGAAAGTCGCGCCGGGTGCGGTGCCGCTGCTTCGCTTCGAGCCTCCCGTCGTCGTGGAGCTGACGACCGTGCACACCGGCCAGGCCGACGCCGCCTGCATCATGCCCGGCGTGGAGCGGACGGGCCCCCGTACCTTGCGTTACACGGCCTCCGACTATCTGACGGCCTTTTCCGCCCTGCGCAGCATGCTCATCATGGCTCGCTCGGGGGATTGA
- a CDS encoding Gfo/Idh/MocA family protein, which yields MMARREMAAAGGPGRGEAPGRQPSGGEGRPVRVGIVSFAHVHVHAYVPGLKSLPHVALAGAYDEEPARGRAEAQRYGLRFFERLEDLLEAVDAVVITAPNALHHRYTLAAVQARRHVLCEKPLATTVEHAAEMVRRASEAGVRLMTAFPMRFSPPVVTAKRAVASGVVGEVRAVTGSNNGRMPPGWFGDPELAGGGATMDHIVHLADIYRWLVGHEPVEVVAEAGTLLHEGSRVDDVAMVLLRFPGGVIGTIDASWSRPASYPTWGGLRFRVIGTEGLLDIDAFGQQAQLSSDKERAHRWLYWGSDADRAMLAAFVEAVQSGGPVPVSGEDGLAAVRVAVAAQQSAKIGKPVAIGQESLRVAPE from the coding sequence ATGATGGCTAGGCGCGAAATGGCCGCCGCAGGCGGCCCGGGCCGTGGCGAAGCTCCGGGCCGGCAGCCTTCGGGCGGCGAAGGCCGGCCCGTGCGGGTCGGGATCGTGAGCTTCGCCCACGTGCACGTGCATGCCTACGTGCCGGGGCTCAAGTCGCTGCCGCACGTCGCGCTGGCCGGCGCCTACGACGAGGAGCCGGCCCGGGGGCGGGCCGAGGCCCAGCGCTACGGGCTGCGCTTCTTCGAGCGTCTGGAGGACTTGCTGGAGGCGGTCGACGCCGTCGTCATCACGGCGCCCAACGCGCTGCACCACCGCTACACGCTCGCCGCCGTCCAGGCCAGGCGCCACGTGCTGTGCGAGAAGCCGCTGGCGACCACGGTGGAGCACGCCGCCGAGATGGTGCGCCGGGCGAGCGAGGCCGGCGTGCGCTTGATGACGGCGTTTCCCATGCGGTTCAGCCCGCCGGTGGTGACGGCCAAACGGGCCGTGGCGTCGGGCGTGGTCGGCGAGGTGCGGGCCGTCACCGGCAGTAACAACGGGCGGATGCCGCCGGGATGGTTCGGGGATCCGGAGCTGGCGGGCGGCGGGGCCACGATGGATCACATCGTGCACCTGGCGGATATCTACCGGTGGCTCGTGGGCCACGAGCCCGTCGAGGTGGTGGCCGAGGCGGGGACGCTCCTGCACGAGGGCAGCCGCGTGGACGACGTGGCCATGGTGCTGCTGCGCTTCCCCGGCGGAGTCATCGGCACCATCGACGCCAGCTGGTCGCGCCCGGCGAGTTACCCCACGTGGGGCGGGCTGCGGTTCCGGGTGATCGGCACCGAGGGGTTGCTCGACATCGACGCGTTCGGGCAGCAGGCACAGCTGTCGAGCGACAAGGAGCGTGCCCACCGCTGGCTCTACTGGGGCTCCGACGCCGACCGGGCGATGCTGGCGGCGTTCGTGGAGGCGGTGCAGTCTGGCGGGCCGGTGCCCGTGAGCGGCGAAGACGGGCTGGCGGCCGTACGGGTGGCCGTGGCGGCGCAGCAGTCGGCGAAGATCGGCAAGCCCGTCGCCATCGGGCAGGAGTCTTTGCGCGTCGCCCCTGAGTGA
- a CDS encoding carboxymuconolactone decarboxylase family protein → MSDSQAYPQLRNDVLRRMGELGRAVPGTMQGFQALHDAAVREGALSPKMKELIALGIAIAVHCEGCIACHVHDALQHGASREEIAETVGVAVMMGGGPSVVYGSMAMAAVEQFQGPK, encoded by the coding sequence GTGAGCGACTCTCAGGCGTACCCCCAGCTCCGCAACGACGTCTTGCGCAGGATGGGCGAGCTCGGACGGGCGGTCCCCGGCACCATGCAGGGGTTTCAGGCCCTGCACGACGCAGCCGTGCGAGAGGGGGCCCTATCGCCCAAGATGAAGGAGCTCATTGCCCTGGGCATCGCCATCGCGGTGCATTGCGAGGGCTGCATCGCCTGCCATGTCCATGACGCCCTGCAGCACGGCGCGTCCCGGGAGGAGATCGCCGAGACCGTGGGGGTGGCCGTCATGATGGGCGGCGGGCCCTCGGTCGTGTACGGGTCCATGGCGATGGCGGCGGTGGAGCAGTTCCAGGGCCCGAAGTGA